The Tepidisphaeraceae bacterium sequence GCTTCGCCCGGCGAGGCATGCTGGCGGGCGTCGGCCAGCAGGTGCGTCAGTCGATCCAGTTTCGTCGTACCGAGATGGCCGAGCAGCTGATGCAGGCGGTCCTGAACCGGGCCATCGTACTGATCAATCAATTCACGCCCCTCAGGCGTTATCCGGCTATACACCCGCCGACGGTCGTTCTCGCAGCGGGCGCGGCTAACGAGCTTACGCGCTTCCAACCGATCGAGCAGGCGGGTGAGATCGGGGTCGCGCGTGATCATCCGGCTGCCCACGTCGCGGCTGGTCAACCCATATTCGCCCGCCCCGCGGAGAATGTGCAGCACGTTGAACTGCGTCGGCGACAACCCGGCCGGCTTCAACACGATTGCCAACTCCGCCTGCAGCGCGTCGGCGGTCCGCAGGAGGTTCAGGAAGACCGCTTCCTCGACGGTGCTGATCCGCGAAGAAGTTGTCTTTGAGACCCTGTCAGCCATACCAAGCCAAATATACTCGTTTAAACAATTGTCGTCAAGAGGATAAAATAAAGTGAGCATAGAAGATGGATCATTGAGGATGGCCAGAACGCCAGGCACGGTCTTACGGATCACATTTATTGACCAAAGCGCAGTTGTCATCCCGACCCTGGGCACTGTCTGACGGATCAAAGGGAGCGCCCATCTGCGTGGGTGTCATCCCGAAGGGAGCTAAGGCGACCTGAGGGATCTCGAACGACGAGCGGTGCACGCCCGTGGGATCTCCCCAAGCCCGCACCGCCAGTCAATCGAGATCCCTCAGGTCGCTACTGCTCCCTTCGGGATGACATGCTTTAGCCTGCACGTGAATCGTCGGCACATCCTTGGGGCCGTTCAATCCCTCCAAAACCTTAGTGTCCGCAAAACATCCGTTAGGACATTGTCAGGCATTTTTCTTGCATCTTACGCTACAGGTCGCTATCCATAGGAACTGGAACATGGAATCGCTTGGAACAAAACTTCGCCGTCAGCGCCGTCGGCTGGGGCTAACGCTGGATGAGCTGGCGGGTCGGACGCAGATCAGCAAGCCGTACCTGTCGCTGATTGAGACCGGCCGGGTGCCGAACCCGCCCAGCGATGAGAAGCTGCGCCGGCTCGAGCAGACGCTGGGTTTCCCACCTGGCGAGTTGCTGACGCAGGCGCATTTGCAGCGCACGCCGCGCGACGTGCGGGCGATGCTGGCCAAGCTGATGCGCGAGGGGAAGGAACAGACCGCCGCCATCGCGCTCGCCGCCGCGGGGGGCAAGGCGACCACCGCGGGTGGCGGTGGCACCGCGACGATTACGGCGCCGGGTTCGGCCGGCGCACCCGCGTTGTCGGGGATCGATCTGGACGATGCCTACCTCTCCGGCGTGCTGCACGAATTGGTCGACCGGTCCAGCGGCAACGTCGAGGCGATCGCGACCAACGCCGTGCCGGTCATCAACAAGGTGTCGGCCGGTTACCCGAAGGACTTCACCGACCTCGCCTACCCGCGCGGCGTGGCGGACGACTACGTCAGCTGCCCCGACGTGCGCGACCCCGATGCCTTCGCCGCCCGCGTGCATGGCGACAGCATGACCCCCCGCTACACGGAAGGTGACATCGTCATCTTCTCCCCCGCCGGCAACCCGCGCGACGGTGACGACTGCTTCGTTCGCTTCGAGGACGGCACCTGCACCTTCAAGCGCGTCTTCTTCGAAGGCGACGAGGACGGCCGCCCCGTGTTGCGCTTACAACCCCGCAACGAAAAGTACCGCCCGCAAGTTATCCCCAGCGAAAAGGTTACCGGGCTGTACCGGGCGATGTATCGGTACGAGAAGATCGACTGAAGCGGGAAGGCAAGACGAACGATGTCGCTTCCCGGTACTGGTGCAGTTTGCCCGTAGGGGCAGGCCTCCGTGCCTGCCCTCTTCGCTCTAGAGCAGGGCGCACCTTCCGTAGCGTTCGGGTGCCACGGTTTGGTACTCCAAGCCGTGTCTCGGGCGTGCGGCAGGCACGGCTTGGAGTACCAAACCGTGGCACCCAGAGGGCACTCGCTACGCGAAAGTGTCCCCTGCTCTAGCCGAAGAAAGAGGGCAGGCACGGAGGCCTGCCCCTACGAAGCAATCCAAACTGCACCAGTACC is a genomic window containing:
- a CDS encoding XRE family transcriptional regulator, whose amino-acid sequence is MESLGTKLRRQRRRLGLTLDELAGRTQISKPYLSLIETGRVPNPPSDEKLRRLEQTLGFPPGELLTQAHLQRTPRDVRAMLAKLMREGKEQTAAIALAAAGGKATTAGGGGTATITAPGSAGAPALSGIDLDDAYLSGVLHELVDRSSGNVEAIATNAVPVINKVSAGYPKDFTDLAYPRGVADDYVSCPDVRDPDAFAARVHGDSMTPRYTEGDIVIFSPAGNPRDGDDCFVRFEDGTCTFKRVFFEGDEDGRPVLRLQPRNEKYRPQVIPSEKVTGLYRAMYRYEKID
- a CDS encoding MarR family transcriptional regulator — protein: MADRVSKTTSSRISTVEEAVFLNLLRTADALQAELAIVLKPAGLSPTQFNVLHILRGAGEYGLTSRDVGSRMITRDPDLTRLLDRLEARKLVSRARCENDRRRVYSRITPEGRELIDQYDGPVQDRLHQLLGHLGTTKLDRLTHLLADARQHASPGEATCNGAATCSGEPGATADPATCDGRTDNAT